A section of the Castanea sativa cultivar Marrone di Chiusa Pesio chromosome 12, ASM4071231v1 genome encodes:
- the LOC142620453 gene encoding uncharacterized protein LOC142620453 → MVSTKSTNPSDPIQAQPSQSGLNLSNDSTAPNPPNPYFLNSSENPSNILVTQPLLGMKNYHSWSRAMILALTTKKKIGFVNGKISKPDLDSPLYEDWESCNTMVLSWMINSTHIDVSNNIMYCETAREMWIELHNLFSQGNGPKIYNLQREISHISQNQMSKIEYYTKFKRLWDQLLNYKPLL, encoded by the coding sequence ATGGTGTCCACTAAGTCAACCAATCCATCTGATCCAATTCAAGCTCAGCCTTCACAATCTGGTTTGAACCTTAGCAATGATTCTACTGCTCCTAATCCTCCCAATCCCTATTTTCTCAATTCAAGTGAAAATCCAAGCAACATTTTGGTTACTCAACCATTGCTTGGAATGAAGAATTATCACTCATGGTCTAGAGCAATGATTCTTGCTCTTActacaaagaagaaaattggcTTTGTGAATGGAAAGATTTCAAAGCCAGATTTGGATTCACCTTTGTATGAAGATTGGGAAAGTTGTAACACCATGGTGCTTTCATGGATGATCAATTCCACACATATAGATGTGTCCAACAACATCATGTATTGTGAAACAGCAAGGGAGATGTGGATTGAATTACATAATCTCTTTTCACAAGGGAATGGTCCTAAGATTTACAATCTGCAGAGAGAAATTTCTCATATTTCTCAAAACCAAATGTCAAAAATAGAGTATTACACCAAATTCAAGAGGCTTTGGGATCAATTGCTTAATTACAAGCCACTTCTATAG